A window from Danio aesculapii chromosome 6, fDanAes4.1, whole genome shotgun sequence encodes these proteins:
- the c6h1orf210 gene encoding type III endosome membrane protein TEMP, whose product MGCVTHTVCVLLCFWVSGSSYTLQTVGPCTVNRETAAFDCSGKRLTSIPKHIWMNVTYLDLSDNLLDLTRIDSFKRLNQFSNLVTLNLSGNYFPLLLKEHLYTLTSLKVLDLSRCKLAAVEEDALSSLSNLRLSQFVEIRGEPNRHEADKLKRLLNIDGQSEDANRGALLRKLLTVETNATINGTKAVIKDQKPQNSSSSWKVLVAVLVSAITLSVFIAVMAKCKVVHRYLASYRHSRLSEVDATSQCDPGNFEVGFATHGGPGTRAVAPDIEEDDDGFIEDNYIQASETERATRETTLTDDDDDDDDDEEEIEFSIG is encoded by the exons ATGGGGTGTGTGACACACACAGTGTGTGTGCTCCTATGTTTTTGGGTCTCAGGATCAAGCTACACTCTCCAGACTGTGGGTCCATGTACGGTCAACAGAGAGACG GCTGCGTTTGATTGCAGTGGGAAAAGACTTACATCGATACCGAAGCACATCTGGATGAACGTGACCTACTTGGATTTGTCTGACAATCTGTTAGATttgactcgcattgacagtttcAAGCGCTTGAATCAATTCAGCAACTTGGTTACACTAAACCTTTCAGGCAACTACTTCCCCCTACTGTTAAAAGAGCATCTCTACACGCTTACTTCTCTTAAAGTGCTAGACTTGAGTAGATGTAAACTGGCCGCAGTGGAGGAAGATGCTCTGAGCAGCCTTTCCAACCTAAGATTGAGTCAGTTCGTGGAAATCAGAGGAGAACCAAACAGACACGAAGCGGACAAACTGAAGCGCTTGCTTAACATTGATG GACAATCTGAGGATGCCAACCGTGGAGCCCTCCTTCGTAAACTTCTCACGGTGGAAACAAACGCTACAATTAATg GCACGAAAGCAGTTATTAAGGATCAAAAACCTCAAAACTCTTCAAGCAGCTGGAAGGTTCTTGTTGCTGTTCTGGTGTCAGCAATCACCCTCTCTGTTTTTATCGCTGTAATGGCCAAATGCAAAGTTGTACACAGGTATCTGGCAAGCTACAGACACTCCAGACTCAGCGAGGTAGACGCCACTAGTCAGTGTGACCCTGGCAATTTTGAGGTGGGGTTTGCGACCCATGGCGGCCCCGGGACCCGTGCGGTTGCACCTGACATTGAGGAAGATGACGATGGCTTTATTGAAGACAACTACATTCAAGCCAGTGAGACTGAGAGAGCTACTAGAGAAACAACattgactgatgatgatgatgatgatgatgatgatgaggaggagatTGAGTTTAGTATTGGTTAG
- the ap1m3 gene encoding adaptor related protein complex 1 subunit mu 3: MAASAIFILDLKGKVLICRNYMGNIDMSVIDNFMPIMMKREEEAELSPVVIHGPTHFLWIKHSNLYLVAMTKKNTNAALVYSFLYKLVEVFTEYFKSLEEESIRDNFVTVYELMDEVMDFGFPQTTDSKILLEYITQQGHKLEVGAPRPPATVTNAVSWRSEGIKYRKNEVFMDVIESVNLLVSATGSVLRSEILGCIKLKVVLSGMPELRLGLNDKVLFEITGREKTKSVELEDVKFHQCVRLSRFENDRTISFIPPDGESELMSYRLNTTVKPLIWIESVIEKFSHSRVEIKVKARSQFKSRSTANNVSILVPVPSDADSPKFKTTTGQAKWVPEKSAVEWNIKSFPGGKEFMMRAHFGLPSVESDELEGRRPITVKFEIPYFTVSGIQVRYLKIIEKSGYQALPWVRYITQSGDYQLRTN; the protein is encoded by the exons ATGGCTGCGTCCGCGATCTTCATCCTGGACCTGAAAGGCAAG GTGCTTATATGTCGGAACTACATGGGCAACATTGACATGAGCGTGATTGACAACTTCATGCCCATAATGATGAAGAGAGAGGAAGAAGCAGAGTTGTCGCCAGTTGTTATTCACGGCCCGACGCATTTCCTCTGGATCAAGCACAGCAACCTGTACT TGGTTGCGATGACAAAGAAAAACACCAATGCTGCTCTTGTATACTCCTTCCTGTACAAATTAGTGGAG GTTTTCACTGAATATTTCAAGTCACTGGAAGAAGAGAGCATTAGAGACAATTTCGTGACAGTATATGAGCTAATGGATGAAGTCATGGACTTTGGATTCCCTCAAACCACTGACAGCAAGATCTTGCTAGA GTATATCACCCAGCAGGGGCACAAGCTGGAGGTGGGCGCACCACGACCCCCTGCTACAGTGACCAATGCTGTGTCCTGGAGGTCAGAGGGCATCAAGTACAGGAAAAATGAAGTCTTTATGGATGTCATTGAGTCTGTCAATCTTTTG GTCAGTGCTACGGGCAGCGTTCTGCGGAGTGAGATTTTGGGATGCATCAAACTCAAAGTCGTTCTGTCAGGCATGCCTGAGTTGAGGCTTGGACTCAATGATAAAGTGCTCTTCGAAATCACCGGAC GAGAGAAGACCAAGTCTGTGGAGCTGGAAGATGTGAAGTTTCATCAGTGTGTGCGTCTGTCTCGCTTCGAAAATGACCGGACCATCTCTTTCATCCCACCTGATGGAGAATCTGAGCTCATGTCTTATCGGCTCAACACCACG GTGAAGCCTCTAATATGGATTGAGAGTGTAATAGAGAAGTTCTCTCACAGTCGAGTAGAGATCAAGGTTAAG GCCCGCAGTCAGTTCAAGAGCCGCTCCACTGCCAATAATGTGTCCATCTTAGTTCCTGTTCCCAGTGATGCTGATTCACCCAAATTCAAGACCACCACAGGACAGGCCAAATGGGTTCCTGAGAAAAGTGCTGTGGAGTGGAACATCAAGTCCTTCCCT GGTGGAAAGGAGTTCATGATGCGAGCTCATTTTGGACTGCCGAGTGTTGAAAGTGATGAACTGGAGGGCAGGAGACCCATCACAGTCAAGTTTGAGATTCCTTATTTTACAGTGTCCGGCATTCAG GTGCGATACTTGAAGATTATTGAGAAAAGTGGATACCAGGCATTACCGTGGGTGCGTTACATAACTCAGAGCGGAG ACTATCAACTGAGGACTAACTAA